A region from the Mycolicibacterium phlei genome encodes:
- a CDS encoding PLP-dependent aminotransferase family protein — MGQTAAGTDFLLLDRARVPARGLTEWLVAALRGAIGDGRLGPGARLPATRALADDLGVSRGVVVEAYRRLADEGLVGGRRGGGTVVLARPTGAPRQPQRRPATGALRLPRPRLPVGEGVDLSPGVPDLSAFPRSLWLRTERAVLADTAPEDLGYGDPRGHPRLRAALAPWLARTRGLHVGPDDIVVVSGVAQAMALLAQLLRRDGVDAIAVEDPGSRGAVDEFAYWGLHPEPVPVDGDGIRVDALAAAGVRAAFLTPAHQFPTGVVLAPQRRRELLAWAADADLVIEDDYDAEYRYDRAPVPALHASAPERIAYAGSTSKSLAPALRLGWLVPPPRLYDDVVAAKHATDLGSPTVPQLVLARLLESGEYDRHLRLVRSRHRARRDALLGALRTHLPEASVHGVAAGLHLLITLPGAVDDVATAERLRDAGVLVHPLSWHRRLPGPPGMVIGYAAHPPDRLRDAAATIAHVVAGRL, encoded by the coding sequence ATGGGCCAAACGGCAGCGGGCACCGACTTCCTGCTGCTCGACCGCGCCCGGGTTCCGGCCCGCGGGCTGACCGAGTGGCTGGTGGCGGCGCTGCGCGGCGCCATCGGCGACGGCCGGCTCGGTCCGGGGGCGCGGCTGCCCGCGACCCGCGCCTTAGCCGACGATCTGGGCGTCTCGCGCGGTGTCGTCGTCGAGGCCTACCGGCGGCTGGCCGACGAGGGGCTGGTCGGCGGCCGCCGCGGCGGCGGCACCGTGGTGCTGGCCCGGCCCACCGGTGCGCCGCGACAGCCGCAACGTCGACCGGCCACCGGCGCACTGCGGCTGCCGCGCCCACGGCTACCGGTGGGCGAGGGCGTCGACCTGTCACCGGGTGTGCCCGACCTGTCGGCCTTCCCGCGTAGCCTCTGGCTGCGCACGGAACGCGCTGTGCTCGCCGACACCGCACCGGAGGACCTCGGCTACGGCGACCCGCGCGGGCATCCGCGACTGCGGGCGGCACTCGCGCCGTGGCTGGCCCGCACTCGCGGGCTGCACGTCGGGCCCGATGACATCGTCGTCGTCTCCGGGGTCGCGCAGGCGATGGCGCTGCTCGCCCAGTTGCTACGCCGCGACGGCGTCGACGCCATCGCGGTCGAGGACCCGGGATCCCGCGGCGCGGTCGACGAATTCGCCTACTGGGGACTGCATCCCGAACCGGTCCCGGTCGACGGCGACGGTATCCGGGTCGACGCGCTCGCCGCGGCCGGGGTGCGGGCGGCGTTCCTCACCCCGGCGCACCAGTTTCCAACCGGCGTGGTGCTCGCACCCCAGCGCCGCCGCGAACTGCTTGCCTGGGCCGCGGACGCCGACCTGGTCATCGAGGACGATTACGACGCCGAGTACCGCTACGACCGTGCGCCGGTACCCGCCCTGCACGCGTCGGCGCCGGAGCGGATCGCCTACGCGGGAAGCACATCGAAGAGCCTGGCGCCCGCGCTGCGGCTGGGCTGGCTGGTCCCGCCGCCACGTCTGTATGACGACGTGGTGGCCGCCAAGCACGCGACCGATCTCGGCAGCCCGACCGTCCCGCAGCTGGTGTTGGCCCGGCTGCTGGAAAGCGGTGAGTACGACCGGCATCTGCGTCTGGTGCGGTCGCGGCACCGGGCCCGGCGCGACGCGCTGCTCGGCGCGCTGCGCACCCATCTGCCCGAGGCGTCGGTGCACGGGGTGGCCGCCGGACTGCACCTGCTGATCACCCTGCCCGGCGCGGTCGACGACGTCGCGACGGCCGAGCGACTGCGCGACGCCGGGGTGCTGGTGCACCCGCTGTCCTGGCACCGCCGGCTGCCCGGACCACCGGGTATGGTCATCGGCTACGCGGCGCACCCACCCGACCGTTTGCGCGACGCGGCGGCCACCATTGCCCACGTCGTCGCGGGACGCCTTTGA
- a CDS encoding SDR family NAD(P)-dependent oxidoreductase, translated as MTANSPTRTAVVTGAGSGIGRGIATTLAERGWRVVVTDINADAAAATAAGLTGTGHEHHRLDVTDRAGAAALADDIADRLGLDAWINNAGVSAMARFVDVSEEQYDRSLQINLKAVFFCGQAAARAMIRTGRKGTIINTASMAAKQGRVPFLSDYVASKFGVLGLTQAMAFELAEHGITVNCVCPGFVATPMQSRELEWEAALSGTTPEQVKQAWIDATPLGRLETPDDVARSVAFLASDDARFITGEALSVNGGAYMD; from the coding sequence ATGACCGCCAATTCCCCCACCCGCACCGCCGTGGTGACCGGCGCAGGCTCCGGCATCGGCCGCGGTATCGCCACCACGCTGGCCGAGCGCGGGTGGCGCGTGGTCGTGACCGACATCAACGCCGACGCCGCGGCCGCTACCGCCGCAGGCCTGACCGGAACCGGTCACGAACACCACCGCCTCGACGTCACCGACCGCGCTGGCGCCGCCGCGCTCGCCGACGACATCGCCGACCGGCTGGGCCTCGACGCCTGGATCAACAACGCCGGTGTCTCGGCGATGGCGCGGTTCGTCGACGTGTCCGAGGAGCAGTACGATCGCTCGCTGCAGATCAATCTAAAGGCGGTGTTCTTCTGCGGGCAGGCTGCGGCCCGCGCGATGATCCGCACCGGGCGCAAGGGCACCATCATCAACACCGCCTCGATGGCGGCCAAACAGGGCCGGGTCCCGTTCCTTTCAGACTATGTCGCCTCCAAGTTCGGTGTGCTGGGCCTGACTCAGGCCATGGCCTTCGAGCTGGCCGAACACGGCATCACGGTCAACTGCGTGTGCCCGGGATTCGTCGCCACCCCCATGCAGTCGCGTGAATTGGAATGGGAGGCAGCGCTTTCCGGTACCACCCCGGAACAGGTGAAGCAGGCCTGGATCGACGCGACCCCACTCGGGCGGCTTGAGACCCCCGACGACGTCGCCCGGTCGGTGGCCTTCCTCGCCTCAGACGATGCCCGGTTCATCACCGGCGAGGCACTGTCGGTCAACGGCGGTGCCTACATGGACTGA
- a CDS encoding ABC transporter substrate-binding protein, protein MKIPQFRRRSVNRPMAWSALVAATCLTLAGCAGSGGSGEQESSGVGEVSTDTTATVRVLMENVPDTDIVKQLVPQFNEKYPNITLDIETMTFDQMRDRLVSSFQAAEPAYDLIVVDYPWMDDFAAANFLEPLDERIANTPDYDADDFFPSLTEITEVDGTHYGVPFYNYALGYIYNTEDLKQAGVQVPTTLDELVSTSQKLKTDGRAGIAMQPQRGYKIFEEWANWLFAAGGSIYGEDGKPTLDTPEAARALEAYIETYRTAAPANSLNWAFDEAFRSVSSGQAASMITYNWNLPALNDPTGASGERAGQFALAPIPGGKSVLGSWSWAIPANSAAPDAAWAFVSWITSPEVDAERVAKGGAAIRESSLTNEKVLSDGFGEDYYRTVGEILSDASPLTRGNGGEEMIQAVGTELNEAVAGNKSVADALRDAQAAAERIQK, encoded by the coding sequence ATGAAGATTCCACAGTTTCGCCGTCGGTCGGTGAACCGGCCGATGGCCTGGAGCGCATTGGTGGCCGCCACCTGCCTGACCCTGGCGGGCTGTGCGGGCAGCGGGGGCTCCGGCGAGCAGGAGTCCTCCGGTGTCGGCGAGGTGTCGACCGATACCACGGCGACGGTGCGGGTGCTGATGGAGAACGTGCCCGACACCGACATCGTCAAACAACTGGTGCCGCAGTTCAACGAGAAGTACCCGAACATCACCCTCGACATCGAGACGATGACCTTCGACCAGATGCGTGACCGGCTGGTCTCGTCATTCCAGGCCGCCGAACCGGCCTACGACCTCATCGTCGTCGACTATCCGTGGATGGACGACTTCGCCGCCGCGAACTTCCTCGAGCCGCTGGACGAGCGCATCGCCAACACACCGGACTACGACGCCGACGACTTCTTCCCGTCGCTGACCGAGATCACCGAGGTCGACGGCACCCACTACGGCGTCCCGTTCTACAACTACGCCCTGGGCTACATCTACAACACCGAAGACCTGAAGCAGGCCGGCGTGCAGGTGCCCACCACACTCGACGAGCTGGTGAGCACCTCACAGAAGCTGAAGACCGACGGCCGCGCCGGCATCGCGATGCAGCCGCAGCGCGGCTACAAGATCTTCGAGGAGTGGGCCAACTGGCTGTTCGCGGCCGGCGGCTCGATCTACGGCGAAGACGGCAAGCCGACCCTGGACACCCCGGAGGCGGCCCGCGCGCTGGAGGCCTACATCGAGACCTACCGCACTGCGGCCCCGGCGAACAGCCTCAACTGGGCGTTCGACGAGGCGTTCCGGTCGGTGTCGTCCGGCCAGGCCGCGTCAATGATCACCTACAACTGGAACCTGCCCGCGCTCAACGACCCGACCGGAGCCTCCGGTGAACGGGCCGGCCAGTTCGCCCTGGCGCCGATTCCGGGCGGCAAGTCGGTGCTCGGATCCTGGAGCTGGGCGATCCCGGCCAACTCGGCAGCTCCGGACGCGGCGTGGGCGTTCGTCTCGTGGATCACCTCGCCCGAGGTCGACGCCGAGCGGGTCGCCAAGGGCGGCGCCGCGATTCGGGAGAGCTCGCTGACCAACGAGAAGGTGCTCTCCGACGGCTTCGGTGAGGACTACTACCGCACCGTCGGCGAGATCCTCTCCGATGCTTCGCCGCTGACCCGTGGCAACGGCGGTGAGGAGATGATCCAGGCCGTCGGCACCGAGCTCAACGAAGCGGTGGCAGGCAACAAGAGCGTCGCCGACGCACTGCGCGACGCCCAGGCGGCTGCGGAGCGGATCCAGAAGTGA
- a CDS encoding carbohydrate ABC transporter permease: MTRSRGLEILRIAVLTAAFVCVLFPIVWVALASFKTPAQMSEPFLVLFSPTLDNWRSVLDSGIFAAAGRSLTVGVITVGVSLVVGSMGAYVIAKYRAGGSLTRFGMLAAQVVPPAVMVFPFLTMAQALRMTDTLAPVIFAHLSFVLPLVTWFLIGFFEAVPSSLEEQARVDGFTRWQAFRLVVLPQVYPGIGAAAIFGFTLSWNDMFYGLILAPGNAAILPVAISNFNTFRGVQIGAMSAAIMIAIIPVVVASFFIQRRLVQGISGGAVKY, encoded by the coding sequence ATGACCAGATCACGTGGCCTGGAGATCCTGCGGATCGCGGTGCTGACCGCAGCCTTCGTCTGCGTGCTGTTCCCGATCGTCTGGGTGGCGCTGGCGAGCTTCAAGACCCCCGCCCAGATGTCGGAGCCGTTCCTGGTGCTGTTCTCCCCCACCCTGGACAACTGGCGTTCGGTGCTGGATTCGGGCATCTTCGCCGCCGCCGGGCGCAGCCTCACCGTCGGAGTCATCACCGTCGGGGTGAGCCTGGTGGTGGGGAGCATGGGCGCCTACGTGATCGCCAAGTACCGCGCAGGCGGGTCGCTGACCCGGTTTGGGATGCTGGCCGCCCAGGTGGTGCCGCCTGCGGTGATGGTTTTCCCGTTCCTGACCATGGCGCAGGCGCTGCGGATGACCGACACGCTGGCGCCGGTGATCTTCGCGCACCTGAGTTTCGTTCTGCCGCTGGTGACCTGGTTCCTCATCGGCTTCTTCGAGGCGGTGCCGTCGTCGCTGGAGGAGCAGGCCCGCGTCGACGGGTTCACCCGCTGGCAGGCGTTCCGACTGGTGGTGCTGCCGCAGGTCTACCCCGGGATCGGGGCCGCGGCGATCTTCGGGTTCACCCTGAGTTGGAACGACATGTTCTACGGGCTGATTCTGGCCCCCGGCAACGCCGCGATCCTGCCGGTGGCGATCTCGAACTTCAACACCTTCCGCGGGGTGCAGATCGGCGCAATGAGCGCGGCGATCATGATCGCGATCATCCCGGTGGTGGTGGCCAGCTTCTTCATCCAGCGCCGCCTGGTTCAGGGCATCAGCGGCGGCGCGGTCAAATACTAA
- a CDS encoding carbohydrate ABC transporter permease yields the protein MSFKYGMLAPLLALFGVAVGFPLCYALYLSVTDYKLTDRGTPDFVGVTNFADALSNSAFWEAFGTTAIYVVIAVSCELVIGFAIALSLYRQRWAKDLARAVVLAPMFITPIAVGLIFRFLLNDQIGAVPALLHAVGADYDFFGSGRALITLAFIDVWQWTPFMVLLILAGLESMPKQPLEAARVDGAGPVYLLRRVLIPMLAPVLTVAVLLRGLDALRTFEYIYATTRGGPGTQTQTLQYFMYLEGIQFFRLASASAMAFIVLVLVLGVIVVVFRAMERNREDMAR from the coding sequence ATGAGCTTCAAGTACGGCATGCTGGCGCCGCTTCTGGCGCTTTTCGGCGTGGCCGTCGGGTTCCCGCTCTGCTACGCGTTGTACCTGTCGGTCACCGACTACAAGCTGACCGACCGCGGCACCCCGGACTTCGTGGGCGTCACGAATTTCGCCGATGCGCTGTCAAATTCGGCGTTCTGGGAGGCGTTCGGCACCACCGCAATCTACGTGGTGATCGCGGTGAGCTGCGAGCTTGTGATCGGATTCGCCATCGCGCTGTCGCTGTACCGGCAGCGCTGGGCCAAGGATCTGGCCCGCGCGGTGGTGCTGGCACCGATGTTCATCACCCCGATCGCGGTCGGGTTGATCTTCCGGTTCCTGCTCAACGACCAGATCGGTGCGGTGCCGGCACTGCTGCACGCCGTCGGCGCCGACTATGACTTCTTCGGCTCCGGCCGGGCCCTGATCACACTGGCGTTCATCGACGTGTGGCAGTGGACGCCGTTTATGGTGCTGCTGATCCTGGCCGGGTTGGAGTCGATGCCCAAGCAGCCGCTGGAGGCCGCCCGGGTGGACGGGGCGGGCCCCGTGTACCTGCTGCGCCGGGTGCTGATCCCGATGCTCGCGCCCGTACTAACGGTGGCGGTGCTGCTGCGCGGACTGGACGCGCTGCGAACGTTCGAATACATCTACGCTACGACCCGCGGCGGGCCCGGCACCCAGACCCAGACCCTGCAGTACTTCATGTATCTCGAGGGCATCCAGTTCTTCCGGCTGGCATCGGCCAGCGCGATGGCGTTCATCGTGCTCGTCCTGGTGCTCGGGGTGATCGTGGTGGTGTTCCGCGCTATGGAGCGCAACAGGGAGGACATGGCCCGATGA
- a CDS encoding ABC transporter ATP-binding protein, producing MAAVSFEQVTKSYGPAAVVSDLDLHLDDGSMTVLVGPSGCGKTTSLRMLAGLEKVSSGVIRIGDRDVTNLEPKERDVAMVFQNYALYPHLTVRENIAFPLRAKKINRADALRRADEIAASLGLGNLVGRKPKDLSGGQQQRVAIGRAIIREPAVFLFDEPLSNLDAKLRVEMRTELLRLQRELGVTSLYVTHDQEEAMTLSDRIVVMRDGRVAQSGRPEEVYRRPADTFVATFVGSPKMNLIDGTVSDGELRAAGGLRLTIGGPATDSVTVGVRPDDLLLTPSPAGSAAVELVELLGPRAIVTVRAGEHRLTSVVPAAALTEIGVGTRVELSATPADVHRFDVSTGLRLD from the coding sequence ATGGCAGCAGTCAGCTTCGAGCAGGTCACCAAGTCGTACGGCCCCGCCGCGGTGGTGTCGGACCTGGATCTGCACCTCGACGACGGCAGTATGACGGTGCTCGTCGGCCCGTCCGGGTGCGGCAAGACGACCTCGCTGCGCATGCTGGCCGGACTGGAAAAGGTCAGCTCAGGGGTCATCCGCATCGGAGACCGCGACGTCACGAACCTCGAACCCAAGGAACGTGACGTGGCGATGGTGTTCCAGAACTACGCTCTGTACCCGCATCTGACGGTGCGAGAGAACATCGCGTTCCCGTTGCGCGCCAAGAAGATCAACCGCGCCGATGCGCTGCGCCGAGCCGATGAGATCGCCGCCTCGCTAGGGCTGGGCAACCTGGTCGGGCGCAAACCCAAGGATCTGTCCGGCGGCCAGCAGCAGCGGGTGGCGATCGGCCGGGCCATCATCCGCGAACCCGCGGTGTTCCTGTTCGACGAGCCACTGAGCAACCTCGACGCCAAGCTGCGCGTCGAGATGCGCACCGAACTTCTACGGCTGCAACGCGAGCTCGGCGTCACCTCGCTGTACGTCACCCACGATCAGGAGGAGGCGATGACGCTGTCGGACCGCATCGTGGTGATGCGCGACGGTCGCGTCGCCCAGTCCGGCCGCCCCGAGGAGGTGTACCGCCGCCCCGCCGACACGTTCGTCGCCACGTTCGTAGGCAGCCCGAAGATGAACCTCATCGATGGCACGGTGAGCGATGGCGAGCTGCGCGCGGCGGGCGGGCTGCGCCTCACCATCGGCGGCCCGGCCACCGACTCCGTCACCGTGGGTGTCCGTCCCGACGACCTTCTGCTCACCCCGAGCCCCGCCGGCTCGGCGGCGGTGGAGCTCGTCGAGTTGCTCGGCCCCCGCGCAATCGTCACGGTGCGCGCCGGCGAGCACCGGCTGACCAGTGTGGTGCCCGCCGCCGCGCTGACCGAGATCGGCGTCGGCACCCGGGTGGAACTCTCAGCCACCCCGGCCGACGTGCACCGCTTCGACGTCAGCACCGGGCTGCGCCTGGACTAA
- the ectA gene encoding diaminobutyrate acetyltransferase: MRVLDLRRPRQADALGMHRVAAATATLDLNSPYAYLLMATDFADTSIVAEADDEVVGFITGYHPPGRPEVLFVWQVAVAPAAQGRGLGAAMLDELVHRVRSDRFGHPVTVEATVAPSNTASRALFGGFARRHGVPCLERPRFDGRLLDPDGGHEDEPVLRIGPIIQR; the protein is encoded by the coding sequence ATGCGTGTACTTGACCTGCGTCGACCACGACAGGCCGACGCCCTTGGAATGCACCGCGTGGCGGCGGCCACCGCAACTCTCGACCTCAACTCCCCCTACGCCTACCTCCTGATGGCGACGGATTTCGCCGACACCTCGATCGTTGCCGAGGCCGACGACGAGGTGGTCGGCTTCATCACCGGTTATCACCCGCCGGGCCGGCCCGAGGTTTTGTTCGTCTGGCAGGTCGCCGTCGCCCCGGCGGCACAGGGCCGCGGCCTCGGCGCCGCGATGCTCGACGAGCTCGTGCACCGGGTCCGCAGCGACCGGTTCGGCCATCCGGTGACCGTGGAGGCGACCGTCGCCCCGAGCAACACCGCCTCACGGGCGCTGTTCGGCGGGTTCGCGCGCCGCCACGGCGTGCCCTGCCTGGAACGCCCGCGGTTCGACGGCCGCCTTCTCGACCCCGACGGCGGGCACGAGGACGAACCCGTGCTGCGCATCGGCCCGATCATTCAGCGCTGA
- a CDS encoding DMT family transporter: MSSILSGVLGMTFVGGSAAVSGALADAPLSTAQALRYAVACLLLMGWARITGRRLLRPRGAEWLWLLGVALTGLVVFNVALVRGATHAEPAVLAVAVACVPIALAVVGPLQQRRRPGPRVLAAAVVVTAGAILVEGLGRCDTTGLLWALTVFACETGFTLLAVPVLGRHGAVGVSVHTTWLAAAIFAVPAVITEGPWAAATFDTGDILAIGYLAVGVTAVAFILWYSCVSALGAARAGLLTGVAPIAAATISLPLTGEPVGPAVWAGIGFIAAGLAVGLAARPALTSKFDRGSNQDADGPVDNVLITVADRFEMGRKPAFPLDDRRIRRGRGGLAGRPHG, encoded by the coding sequence GTGTCCAGCATCCTGTCCGGCGTTCTCGGCATGACGTTCGTCGGCGGCAGCGCGGCGGTATCCGGCGCCCTCGCCGACGCGCCACTGTCCACCGCGCAGGCGCTGCGCTATGCGGTCGCCTGCCTGCTGCTGATGGGCTGGGCCCGGATCACCGGGCGGCGACTGCTCCGGCCTCGGGGTGCGGAGTGGCTGTGGCTGCTCGGCGTCGCACTGACCGGTCTGGTGGTGTTCAACGTCGCACTGGTGCGCGGCGCCACGCACGCCGAACCGGCGGTGCTGGCGGTGGCGGTGGCGTGCGTACCGATCGCGCTGGCGGTGGTCGGCCCGTTGCAGCAGCGGCGACGTCCGGGCCCGCGGGTCCTGGCGGCGGCCGTCGTCGTCACCGCGGGCGCGATCCTGGTCGAGGGTCTCGGCCGTTGCGACACAACGGGTCTGCTGTGGGCGCTGACCGTGTTCGCCTGCGAGACGGGCTTCACCCTGCTGGCCGTTCCTGTATTGGGCAGACACGGCGCGGTGGGCGTGTCGGTGCACACCACCTGGCTGGCCGCGGCGATCTTCGCGGTGCCTGCGGTCATCACCGAAGGACCTTGGGCGGCCGCGACTTTCGATACCGGCGACATTCTGGCGATCGGCTATCTGGCCGTCGGGGTGACGGCGGTGGCGTTCATCCTGTGGTACTCGTGCGTGTCCGCACTGGGCGCCGCACGGGCCGGGTTGCTCACCGGTGTCGCGCCGATCGCCGCCGCGACGATCTCGCTGCCGCTGACCGGGGAACCGGTCGGGCCGGCGGTATGGGCGGGCATCGGGTTCATCGCCGCCGGACTCGCCGTCGGACTGGCCGCCCGACCCGCGTTGACCAGCAAATTCGACAGGGGATCAAATCAAGACGCCGACGGCCCCGTAGATAACGTTTTGATAACGGTGGCCGACCGGTTCGAGATGGGCCGGAAACCGGCCTTTCCGCTGGATGATCGCCGAATTCGCCGTGGTCGTGGCGGGTTAGCTGGGCGCCCACACGGTTGA
- a CDS encoding FGGY-family carbohydrate kinase, whose protein sequence is MPQFTIGVDIGTTGTKTVLVDVTEGRIVAQSSRESRLHADAPGHAEADPAQWLANAHNTIREVLSESGVPGAEVGALATTGMVPAVVPVDITGAPVRRAMLQNDSRATAEIEALRGQLDADEVLAATGSAITQQSVAPTALWLRTHEAENWRRTARLVGSYDWVLMALGAAPHVELNWAIESGLGTLEGRHYPPMFAAADLVEDIVPPILAPGSQAGTLSADAAEATGLPAGLPLIVGGADHVLSAYAAGVNAAGDWLVKLGGAGDVLAAADRPVVDARLYLDAHPVPGRWLPNGCMATSGSLIRWFQTLTGGVDLLDLDAEAVERRPADILCLPYFLGEKSPLHDPDLRGAFVGVDLAHTRADMYRAVLEAVAFGFRHHTEVFAEMGVALRQAMVTNGGSKSTLWKQILADVLDTELWPVIGHPGASLGAAVIAGVGVGLVDDWAQIDQFRILGDPVTPDPRNTAAYAEAYAEWRNLGDVLTPVSHRLARKARS, encoded by the coding sequence ATGCCGCAGTTCACGATCGGTGTCGACATCGGCACCACGGGAACCAAGACGGTGCTGGTCGACGTCACCGAGGGCCGCATTGTGGCCCAGTCCTCCCGCGAGAGCCGACTACACGCGGACGCACCCGGACATGCCGAAGCCGATCCCGCGCAGTGGCTCGCCAACGCACACAACACGATCCGTGAGGTACTCAGTGAGTCCGGGGTGCCCGGTGCCGAGGTCGGGGCACTGGCCACCACCGGTATGGTGCCCGCCGTCGTACCCGTCGACATCACCGGTGCTCCGGTGCGCCGCGCCATGCTGCAGAACGACTCCCGCGCCACCGCCGAGATCGAAGCGCTGCGCGGCCAACTCGACGCCGACGAGGTGCTCGCCGCCACCGGGTCGGCGATCACCCAGCAGTCGGTGGCCCCCACCGCGCTGTGGCTGCGCACCCACGAAGCGGAGAACTGGCGACGCACCGCGCGGCTGGTCGGGTCCTACGACTGGGTGCTCATGGCGCTGGGAGCCGCCCCGCACGTCGAGCTGAACTGGGCGATCGAGTCCGGGCTCGGCACACTGGAGGGCCGGCACTATCCGCCGATGTTCGCCGCGGCCGACCTCGTCGAAGACATCGTGCCGCCGATCCTGGCCCCGGGTTCGCAGGCGGGCACGCTGTCGGCGGACGCCGCCGAGGCCACCGGACTGCCCGCCGGGCTGCCGCTTATCGTCGGTGGCGCCGACCATGTGCTGTCGGCGTATGCGGCCGGGGTGAACGCCGCCGGGGACTGGCTGGTCAAGCTCGGTGGCGCCGGGGATGTGCTGGCCGCCGCCGACCGCCCGGTGGTCGACGCCCGGCTGTACCTGGACGCCCACCCGGTGCCGGGCCGCTGGCTCCCCAACGGCTGCATGGCCACCAGCGGCAGCCTGATCCGCTGGTTCCAGACGCTGACCGGCGGGGTGGACCTGCTGGACCTCGACGCCGAGGCGGTCGAGCGCCGACCCGCCGATATCCTCTGCCTGCCCTACTTTCTCGGCGAGAAGAGCCCGCTGCACGACCCCGATCTTCGGGGCGCGTTCGTCGGGGTGGACCTGGCGCACACCCGCGCGGACATGTACCGCGCGGTGCTGGAGGCCGTCGCGTTCGGATTCCGGCACCACACCGAGGTTTTCGCCGAGATGGGAGTGGCGCTGCGGCAAGCGATGGTCACCAACGGCGGCAGCAAGTCCACACTGTGGAAGCAGATCCTCGCCGACGTGCTTGACACCGAACTGTGGCCGGTGATCGGCCATCCCGGCGCCTCGCTAGGCGCAGCGGTGATCGCCGGCGTCGGCGTCGGACTCGTCGACGACTGGGCTCAGATCGACCAGTTCCGCATCCTGGGCGACCCGGTCACCCCCGACCCGCGTAACACCGCCGCCTACGCCGAGGCCTACGCCGAGTGGCGCAACCTCGGCGACGTCCTCACCCCCGTTTCCCACCGACTCGCACGAAAGGCCCGTTCATGA
- a CDS encoding BtpA/SgcQ family protein — MSTWLDDVFGVRKPVIAMLHLLALPGDPGFDTASGIRAVVDRAKAELAELQDGGVDGVMISNEFSLPYLTKTEPITAITMARVIGELLGDLSVPYGVNVLWDGRASIDLAVATGAQWVREIFTGVYASDFGLWDTNVGEVARHRHRIGGANVKLLFNIVPESATYLAGRDLGSIAKTTVFATKPDALCVSGLTAGAATDAQALRVVKDNAGGVPVFVNTGVRADNAADQLAIADGAIVGTYFKQDGVFENRAEAARVRELMGAVKDFRATL; from the coding sequence ATGTCCACCTGGCTTGATGACGTATTCGGCGTGCGGAAGCCCGTGATCGCGATGCTGCACCTGCTTGCCCTGCCGGGCGACCCCGGCTTCGACACGGCCAGCGGCATCCGCGCCGTGGTCGACCGCGCCAAGGCCGAGCTGGCCGAACTGCAGGACGGCGGGGTGGACGGCGTGATGATCTCCAACGAGTTCAGCCTCCCCTACCTGACGAAGACGGAGCCGATCACCGCGATCACCATGGCGCGGGTGATCGGCGAGCTGCTGGGCGATCTTTCGGTGCCGTACGGCGTCAACGTGCTGTGGGACGGCCGCGCCTCGATTGACCTCGCGGTGGCCACCGGCGCGCAGTGGGTGCGGGAGATCTTCACCGGTGTGTACGCCAGCGACTTCGGGTTGTGGGACACCAACGTCGGCGAGGTCGCCCGGCACCGCCACCGCATCGGCGGCGCGAATGTGAAGCTGCTGTTCAACATCGTTCCGGAGTCGGCGACCTACCTGGCCGGGCGCGATCTGGGCTCGATCGCCAAGACGACCGTGTTCGCCACCAAACCCGACGCGCTGTGCGTGTCCGGGCTGACCGCCGGAGCGGCCACCGATGCGCAGGCGCTGCGGGTGGTCAAGGACAACGCCGGTGGGGTGCCGGTGTTCGTCAACACCGGGGTGCGCGCTGACAACGCGGCCGATCAACTCGCCATCGCCGACGGCGCGATCGTCGGCACGTACTTCAAGCAGGACGGCGTGTTCGAGAACCGCGCGGAGGCCGCGCGGGTGCGCGAGCTGATGGGCGCGGTCAAGGACTTTCGTGCCACCTTGTGA